CATTAAGTGTATTACACATATTTATGACTAGGATAAGGAGGTGGATCCAATATTAATGTTAGcagatattataataatatgttgAATATTTGTGAGAATATAAATAGGTATAAATGGATTCTGGATGCCGGTGCAAGTTTGATGCATAATATTAGTAGTCATCCAAAAGCTGTTGACCTCAATTGATTACAGTGCGCATATGGAGATCCTGATATCAGTTACAAGTTCTCTGGAGCAATGGTCAGTTCTCAGCCATGGCCAGAGTTCTTATCGATAGTTCGGGACAAAGTCAGTGCCCTGTGCGGATGTGATTTCAACTTTGTGCTTGTTAACCGGTAATCAGCTGTCAATGTCTTTAATTTCATGTAATATAGATACTTGATTTTATAGCTTCAAGTTtgttcttgttagattttttgaAGTATTTACCAAAATTTTGACACATCAGGACACTTATACCGCTCTCTACGCTTTCaccatttttatacatatacatataagtacATGTCCTTGGACATACAGCATACACAATACTGAAATCCGTAAGAAATTAATGAGAACTGAACCAAAAAGAGTGATTGAAGTGAGAAATAAAGAGACCGAGTCAATATAAATATTCTTGAATCAATCGGTGTGAAAAAGGCAAATGACGAAAATTGCTGACATGTGATTCTCTGTAAGTGCAGGAGAGGAGTGGTCAGATTCCATTCAATAGTTCAAAAATGGTTTCAAGCTATTCCTGCAAGAGTTTTTGTTATCGCTGACATGAACCAGCTTGTTGTTAGGGAACTTTGAAATCAATAGACTGTGTGCTCAGCATTCATGCCTTAGCAGTGTGTATTGCTATATGTATTCATATTGAGGCATCTTGGCATCACCCAAGATACTTGAAGCAACAATGTTGGAAGGATTACTGTGTATACATAATGCGGATCTATAATGTCACAACATATTTCAGTTATTGCGAAATGTCCTTGTACAGTCTGTGTTTTGCTACAGTATTGGTGGACTCGATAGATGAGCTGGTAGtcatattttatagaataagCTTCCCAGCCCAAAAACCCCTCTCACCAGTTATAATCATCTACAGGTACAAGGACGGCATTGACTATATGGGGGAACATCAGGATAATGAGAAAGGGTTGGATCCTCAAGCTCCCATAGCATCATTATCTCTTGGCAGAGGGCGAGACTTTGTATTCAGACACAAGAGTGTGAGACACAGGAGTAGACATCGGCCTGCTGACTCTGACAACCTTAAAATAGAACTACGACACGGCACCCTCTTAGTCATGAATCCTCCAACAAACAATCACTGGTATCATTCTCTTCCCGCCCGCAAGCAACTACTAGGTGTGAGAGTGAACATGACATTTCGAAAGCTGAAAGTCAAGTTACCTAATGCCACGCCATCTTCAAAAACTCTGCTTGACCCGCGATGCTCTTAACTTATTCGCATCAGTAAGCCCGGCATCATCATTGTGACTTGCAAAATTATTGTAGTGACAAGCTTGACTGTTCACATTTGTAAAGGTCCATAGATTTGCATGGTTTGCCAATACTTCTTTAATAAATATACTCATGCGTAATAATACATTCTGCTGGTCATAGTTAAATGGATTTCTATTCAAAAAGAGCCTTGGAGCTGCTAATGGACCAGTCTGTTCGAAGTGTTCAGACTAGCTTGTCATAGGCTGCCACTGCATGGATGCGCTGCTTTTTATTAGATTGGGGCTCTGGTTCTCTGTCATTAATCTTTCAGCAGGTAAGAAAATGtggaaaattttaaatatattgtctCTAGGTTGATGGCAATGTCATACCTCGTATCTACAGCTTAGTTTATGCCAGCGGTTCTTAACGT
Above is a window of Watersipora subatra chromosome 3, tzWatSuba1.1, whole genome shotgun sequence DNA encoding:
- the LOC137391485 gene encoding DNA oxidative demethylase ALKBH2-like is translated as MQSTARPCSCAELGSSKHFSANQLSCCYGLLYSRSEADLLLSECESKFKYLSKEQSRVKVYGKWHDIPRQQCAYGDPDISYKFSGAMVSSQPWPEFLSIVRDKVSALCGCDFNFVLVNRYKDGIDYMGEHQDNEKGLDPQAPIASLSLGRGRDFVFRHKSVRHRSRHRPADSDNLKIELRHGTLLVMNPPTNNHWYHSLPARKQLLGVRVNMTFRKLKVKLPNATPSSKTLLDPRCS